The genomic region GCCGGCGCCGGCCGGGTCGCGCCCGGGGCCCGGGCCGATCTGCTGCTGGTCGACGGCGACCCGCTGGCCGACCTGCAGGCCCTTTCCCGCGTCCGGCTGGTCATCCGCGACGGGCACATGGCGGCGAATTCCCGGGGCTAGAGGTCCCGCCCCGCGTGGTCGCTTGATGACC from Actinomycetota bacterium harbors:
- a CDS encoding amidohydrolase family protein; this translates as NQGPPPAVDVEELALLVEAGLRPEQAVAAATSLAADHLGLAGAGRVAPGARADLLLVDGDPLADLQALSRVRLVIRDGHMAANSRG